The proteins below come from a single uncultured Carboxylicivirga sp. genomic window:
- the pfkA gene encoding 6-phosphofructokinase yields the protein MNKLSRIGVLTSGGDAPGMNAAVRAVVRKCIYENIEVVGIIKGYQGLVNGDFMPMNAGSVSGILKDGGTMLKSARCPEFRTPEGRATAFENFKKQKLDGLVVIGGDGTFTGANIFGREFNIPIIGIPGTIDNDLYGTDLTIGYDTALNTVVDAVDKIRDTATAHSRLFFIEVMGRDAGFIALNAGVASGAEVVLLPEKKTSYNDLKRFLEKQYTYAKNSSIVLVAEGKKMGNTFDIAKRVNEEHPEYDARVTILGHLQRGGSPTVADRVLASELGVAAVEALMDDQKSIMVGMVNGEMVHVPFNQALKNKKGINERLLSHINVLSGGRKL from the coding sequence GTAAGTGCATTTACGAAAATATTGAAGTAGTAGGAATTATTAAAGGGTATCAAGGTCTGGTAAACGGAGATTTTATGCCAATGAATGCAGGATCAGTAAGTGGTATTTTAAAAGATGGTGGCACCATGCTTAAATCTGCCCGATGTCCTGAATTCCGAACTCCAGAAGGTAGAGCAACAGCTTTTGAAAACTTCAAAAAACAAAAGTTAGATGGATTAGTAGTGATTGGTGGTGATGGTACTTTTACCGGAGCTAACATTTTTGGACGCGAGTTTAATATTCCTATCATTGGAATTCCGGGTACTATCGATAATGATTTATACGGAACTGACTTAACTATTGGATACGATACAGCATTAAACACGGTTGTGGATGCCGTTGATAAAATCAGAGATACAGCTACTGCACACAGTCGTTTGTTTTTTATTGAAGTAATGGGACGTGATGCTGGTTTTATAGCCCTAAACGCAGGTGTTGCGTCTGGAGCAGAAGTAGTTTTACTTCCCGAAAAGAAGACCAGCTATAATGATTTAAAACGTTTTCTTGAAAAACAATATACCTATGCTAAAAACAGTAGCATTGTTTTAGTAGCCGAGGGCAAAAAGATGGGAAATACTTTCGATATTGCCAAACGCGTAAATGAAGAACACCCTGAGTACGATGCTCGTGTAACGATCTTAGGTCACTTACAACGCGGAGGATCACCTACTGTTGCCGACCGTGTTTTGGCTAGTGAATTAGGTGTTGCAGCTGTTGAAGCTTTAATGGACGACCAAAAAAGCATTATGGTTGGAATGGTAAACGGAGAAATGGTTCACGTTCCATTTAACCAGGCTCTAAAAAACAAGAAAGGCATTAACGAGCGCCTATTAAGTCACATTAATGTACTTTCGGGTGGACGAAAACTTTAA